One Setaria italica strain Yugu1 chromosome II, Setaria_italica_v2.0, whole genome shotgun sequence DNA segment encodes these proteins:
- the LOC101771404 gene encoding protein MET1, chloroplastic, giving the protein MAALAHQVGANQPPLLSSPARLPRSSNARLLVLPAAAASLGGRGVRLGARRAAAVVVRASSEAKAEAETKTEGGGGEEEEERPYEEYEITIEKPYGLKFAKGRDGGTYIQAIFPGGAAEKTGQFTVGDKVLATSAVFGDEIWPAAGYGQTMYSIRQRSGPLYMKMERRFGKWDGAGELSEKEIIRAERNSGVVSGRVREIQLQNYQRKMEQKMQREEDLRTGLRLYKDGKYEEALEKFESVLGSKPESNEASIASYNVACCYSKLDRIQAGLSALEDALKAGYEDYKRIRTDPDLENLRKSEQFDPLMKNYDESFINENALNAIKSLFRFGKN; this is encoded by the exons ATGGCGGCGCTGGCTCACCAGGTGGGCGCCAACCAGCCGCCGCTGCTCTCATCCCCGGCCCGCCTCCCACGGAGCAGCAATGCGAGGCTGCTGGtgctcccggcggcggccgcgtcccTCGGCGGACGCGGCGTGAGGCTGGGCGCGCggagggccgccgccgtcgtcgtccgggCGTCGTCGGAggcgaaggcggaggcggagaccaagacggagggcggcggaggcgaggaggaggaggagcgcccgTACGAGGAGTACGAGATCACGATCGAGAAGCCGTACGGGCTCAAGTTCGCCAAGGGCCGCGACGGGGGCACATACATCCAGGCCATcttccccggcggcgccgccgagaaGACCGGCCAGTTCACCGTCGGCGACAAGGTGCTCGCCACCAG CGCCGTCTTCGGGGATGAAATCTGGCCGGCGGCAGGGTACGGCCAAACCATGTACAGCATCCGTCAGAGGTCCGGCCCTCTATACATGAAGATGGAGAGAAGGTTTG GTAAGTGGGATGGTGCTGGTGAGCTCTCCGAGAAGGAGATCATAAGAGCTGAGAGGAACTCTGGAGTGGTCAGCGGCAGGGTGAGGGAGATCCAG TTGCAAAACTACCAGAGGAAGATGGAGCAGAAGATGCAGAGGGAAGAGGACCTCCGCACGGGGCTCAGGCTGTACAA GGATGGGAAGTATGAGGAGGCATTGGAGAAGTTCGAGTCAGTTTTGGGATCGAAACCGGAGAGCAATGAGGCTTCCATTGCCAGCTACAATGTTGCCTGCTGCTACTCCAAACTCGACCGG ATACAAGCAGGGCTTTCTGCATTGGAAGACGCCCTGAAAGCAGGATATGAAGACTATAAG CGAATCCGCACCGACCCGGATCTCGAAAACTTGAGGAAATCGGAGCAATTCGATCCCCTGATGAAGAACTACGACGAGTCGTTCATCAACGAGAACGCCCTCAATGCCATCAAATCCTTGTTCAGATTCGGCAAGAACTGA